The following proteins are co-located in the Candidatus Binatia bacterium genome:
- a CDS encoding 4Fe-4S binding protein, which translates to MKSVVSALALALCLSSATTAFAHGEHGDAAPPAGTSPVTVNGFQVELLTSPQPLQAGKPSRIVAKVLRADTREPVTGGQVSIGAAPVEPSDSNGAVDDHGSHGRAAHAPAPPPLLPVSEVTYAGSYTLERALERQGRVMVRVALEKLDGKKFRPPIVVDFHVNVEPAESLPPVLILAGLAALALALVGVGRAVIRSRPSTGPEAPVDLLQLRWLDRFVRWKGFQPFFQIPVLILTALLAFLGFADIQDGAKNLATRLTWIVWWPGIIFTFILVGRFWCVMCPFGALNEWSAKWANPRRMFPKALRNLWLATFLFVFLTWFDEQLGIIRSPLMTASLIVLLAALSIVTGLFYQRRSFCRYLCPITGLQGLYSMLSPVALRTKKPSRCQTECRQDCYRGNDQGSGCPMFEFPMTMDRNIYCNFCFECVKSCPPGNLSLGTRPFGKELWSAGTRKLDEAYLAAALVGITSVVSAQMLGGWSDWIAVLARLMPLELRTLMRPVTYLALTESAIFFLFSLLFVPAIVLAAAWAAGKMAGGGEGSVKRTFIAMAGMFIPIGLAMHLAHNSSHLLAEGAGIVPVLQRTLNRFTPLDFGAPSWQAAPIASPEAIHWLQTLLILAGFAFSLAAYERLSLKWRKERAAAGKALIPFAAIALLFTLINLILLNQPMAMRHGM; encoded by the coding sequence GTGAAGAGCGTCGTTAGCGCTCTGGCGCTGGCGTTGTGCCTCTCAAGCGCAACGACTGCTTTCGCCCACGGCGAGCACGGCGACGCGGCGCCGCCCGCGGGCACGAGCCCGGTCACCGTGAACGGGTTTCAGGTGGAGCTGCTCACGTCGCCGCAGCCGCTTCAGGCGGGAAAGCCAAGCCGAATCGTCGCCAAGGTGCTGCGCGCCGATACGAGGGAACCGGTGACCGGCGGCCAGGTTTCGATCGGCGCCGCTCCGGTCGAGCCATCCGATTCGAACGGCGCGGTTGACGATCACGGCTCTCACGGCCGCGCGGCTCACGCCCCGGCCCCGCCGCCGCTCCTGCCGGTTTCGGAGGTAACCTACGCCGGGAGCTACACGCTGGAGCGCGCGCTGGAACGGCAAGGCCGCGTCATGGTGCGCGTTGCCCTGGAAAAACTCGATGGAAAAAAATTCCGCCCGCCGATCGTCGTCGACTTCCATGTGAACGTGGAGCCCGCCGAATCGCTGCCGCCCGTTCTCATCTTGGCCGGCCTCGCGGCGCTGGCGCTCGCTCTCGTCGGCGTGGGCCGCGCCGTGATTCGTTCGCGTCCCTCGACCGGCCCTGAAGCGCCGGTCGATCTGCTCCAACTCCGCTGGCTCGATCGCTTCGTGCGCTGGAAGGGCTTCCAGCCGTTTTTTCAAATTCCCGTCCTGATCCTGACGGCGCTGCTGGCTTTTCTCGGCTTCGCCGACATCCAGGACGGCGCGAAAAATCTGGCGACGCGGCTCACCTGGATCGTCTGGTGGCCGGGGATCATCTTCACCTTCATTCTCGTCGGCCGCTTCTGGTGCGTCATGTGCCCGTTCGGAGCGCTCAACGAATGGAGCGCGAAGTGGGCGAATCCGCGGCGGATGTTTCCCAAGGCGCTGCGCAATCTCTGGCTCGCGACGTTTCTTTTCGTTTTCCTCACCTGGTTCGACGAGCAGTTGGGCATCATCCGCTCGCCGCTGATGACCGCGTCGCTGATCGTGTTGCTCGCGGCGCTCTCGATCGTCACCGGACTGTTTTATCAGCGGCGCAGTTTTTGCCGTTATCTTTGCCCGATCACCGGACTGCAAGGTCTTTACTCGATGCTCTCGCCGGTCGCGCTGCGCACGAAAAAACCGAGCCGATGCCAAACGGAATGCCGCCAGGATTGCTATCGCGGCAACGACCAGGGGTCCGGCTGCCCGATGTTCGAGTTTCCCATGACGATGGACCGGAACATTTACTGCAACTTTTGTTTCGAGTGCGTGAAGAGCTGCCCGCCGGGAAATCTGTCGCTCGGCACGCGGCCGTTCGGAAAAGAGCTGTGGAGCGCCGGCACGCGGAAGCTCGACGAGGCGTATCTCGCCGCCGCGCTCGTCGGCATCACCAGCGTGGTGAGCGCGCAGATGCTCGGCGGATGGAGCGATTGGATCGCGGTGCTCGCGCGGCTGATGCCTCTGGAACTCCGCACGCTCATGCGTCCGGTGACTTACCTCGCGCTCACCGAGTCGGCGATCTTTTTTCTATTCTCGCTTTTATTCGTTCCCGCTATCGTGCTCGCCGCCGCGTGGGCGGCGGGAAAAATGGCCGGCGGCGGCGAGGGAAGCGTGAAACGAACATTCATCGCCATGGCCGGCATGTTCATCCCGATCGGCCTCGCCATGCACCTGGCGCACAACTCGTCGCACCTGCTCGCCGAGGGCGCGGGAATCGTTCCCGTCTTGCAGCGGACTCTCAATCGCTTCACGCCGCTCGATTTCGGCGCGCCGAGTTGGCAGGCCGCGCCGATCGCTTCGCCGGAAGCGATCCACTGGCTGCAGACGCTGCTGATTCTCGCCGGTTTCGCCTTCTCTCTCGCGGCCTACGAGCGGTTGTCGCTTAAATGGCGAAAAGAGCGGGCCGCCGCCGGCAAGGCGCTGATCCCGTTCGCCGCCATTGCTCTTCTCTTCACTCTGATAAATTTGATCCTGCTCAACCAGCCGATGGCGATGCGCCACGGGATGTGA
- a CDS encoding VIT1/CCC1 family protein — protein sequence MAQRKFGEEDLRRYRANYLAEMDGIALYSALAAAEKDEKRAAVFGQLARAEERHANRWAGLLRSAGEAAPDYTPTARVRILGLLARLFGTQRVLPIVSNIESSDANRYSSQPEASGLPEEEESHRETLRTLQLGPGAQPIMGRERWHRVGRSGSLRAAVFGVNDGLVSNFSLVMGFAGAVAGSDYILLAGIAGLLAGAFSMGAGEYVSMAAQKELLEQQIALEKQELELSPKEEEEELSLIYQAKGIPESEASGLARRIIANPATALDTLVREELGLDPSELGSPWGAAASSFFAFVTGAIVPVLPYLMTSGKNALAASAVLSCLALFGIGALLSVFTARGPLLSGFRMLGIGLLASTITYGVGWLLGVSVA from the coding sequence ATGGCTCAGAGGAAATTCGGGGAAGAAGATCTGCGGCGCTACCGGGCGAACTATCTGGCCGAGATGGACGGCATCGCCCTCTATAGCGCCTTGGCGGCGGCGGAGAAGGATGAGAAACGGGCGGCGGTCTTCGGCCAGTTGGCGCGCGCCGAGGAGCGCCACGCCAATCGATGGGCCGGACTCCTTCGTTCCGCCGGCGAAGCAGCGCCCGATTACACTCCCACGGCCCGGGTCCGCATCCTGGGCCTCCTCGCGCGCCTCTTCGGCACGCAGCGAGTCCTGCCGATAGTCAGCAACATAGAGAGCAGCGATGCGAATCGATATTCGAGCCAGCCGGAAGCATCGGGTTTGCCGGAGGAAGAAGAGTCGCACCGCGAGACGTTGAGGACGCTGCAACTCGGTCCGGGAGCGCAACCGATCATGGGACGCGAGCGCTGGCATCGCGTGGGACGGAGCGGCAGCCTGCGGGCCGCGGTCTTTGGCGTCAACGACGGTTTGGTCTCCAACTTCAGTCTGGTCATGGGCTTTGCCGGCGCCGTGGCCGGCTCCGATTATATTCTGCTCGCCGGCATTGCGGGTCTCCTGGCCGGCGCTTTTTCCATGGGGGCGGGGGAATACGTCTCCATGGCCGCGCAGAAAGAGCTGCTCGAACAGCAGATCGCGCTGGAAAAACAGGAGCTGGAGTTGTCGCCGAAGGAAGAGGAGGAAGAACTTTCTCTCATCTACCAGGCGAAGGGGATTCCGGAAAGCGAAGCATCCGGCCTGGCGAGGAGAATTATCGCCAATCCGGCCACGGCTCTCGACACCCTCGTGCGCGAGGAGTTGGGGTTGGACCCGTCGGAGCTCGGCTCGCCCTGGGGCGCCGCCGCCAGCTCTTTCTTCGCGTTCGTTACGGGAGCGATCGTTCCCGTGCTGCCCTATTTGATGACGTCGGGAAAGAATGCGCTGGCCGCGAGCGCGGTGTTAAGTTGTCTGGCGCTCTTCGGCATCGGCGCGCTGCTCTCCGTTTTCACCGCTCGCGGGCCGCTCCTCAGCGGCTTTCGCATGCTCGGCATCGGACTCTTGGCCTCGACGATCACTTACGGCGTCGGCTGGTTGCTCGGGGTCTCCGTAGCATAG
- a CDS encoding c-type cytochrome — translation MNRRIIIFPAIFLLSVTALLSTRSWAGEADTGRDLYLKYCSSCHGQDGKGNGSVTPVLKVKVPDLTLLKKNNKGVFPYNRVMSSIDGTRKVRGHGDPGMPVWGEVFKEGLKEGKYPELTTLLKEKVITEHIQTLQR, via the coding sequence ATGAATCGGCGAATTATTATCTTCCCGGCGATCTTCCTGCTCTCTGTGACGGCACTTCTTTCGACTCGATCCTGGGCCGGAGAAGCCGACACGGGTCGAGACCTCTACCTAAAGTATTGCAGCTCTTGTCACGGCCAGGACGGCAAGGGAAACGGTTCCGTAACTCCGGTGCTCAAGGTTAAGGTTCCCGACCTGACTCTGCTTAAGAAAAACAACAAAGGCGTCTTTCCTTATAACCGGGTCATGTCCTCCATCGACGGCACGAGGAAAGTCAGGGGTCATGGAGATCCCGGGATGCCGGTCTGGGGAGAGGTTTTCAAAGAGGGGCTTAAGGAAGGGAAGTACCCGGAGCTCACCACCCTGCTAAAAGAAAAAGTGATCACCGAACATATCCAAACCCTGCAACGCTGA
- a CDS encoding universal stress protein: MNKVKKILAPTDLSELSQAGVRYALEEASSSGSEVIAYNVVGYQEAVPYYEPEVAPLPYQVPTAEEAVEEHRKHLAKFLQENFADLIAKTTVRQEVAIGTPFRNIVEKAAAEKVDMIIMSTHGRTGFLHTLIGSVAEKVVRLAACPVLTVRPKREALPHQAAA, encoded by the coding sequence ATGAACAAAGTGAAAAAGATTCTCGCGCCCACCGACCTCTCCGAGCTTTCGCAAGCCGGCGTGCGTTACGCTCTGGAAGAGGCGTCGTCTTCGGGCAGCGAGGTGATCGCTTACAACGTCGTCGGGTACCAAGAAGCGGTTCCCTATTACGAGCCGGAAGTTGCCCCGCTCCCTTACCAAGTTCCCACGGCCGAGGAGGCAGTGGAAGAGCACCGCAAGCATCTGGCCAAATTCCTCCAGGAAAATTTCGCCGATCTCATCGCCAAGACAACGGTGCGCCAGGAAGTCGCGATCGGGACTCCGTTCCGCAACATCGTAGAGAAAGCGGCGGCAGAAAAAGTGGACATGATCATCATGTCCACCCACGGCAGAACCGGATTTCTCCACACGCTCATAGGGAGCGTGGCCGAAAAGGTCGTACGGCTGGCGGCATGTCCGGTTCTGACGGTCCGGCCGAAGAGAGAGGCGCTTCCGCATCAGGCCGCGGCGTGA
- a CDS encoding OsmC family protein — protein MRNEHELTFTTEVQWTEGRHGELKSIGLPTLEVAAPPEFQGRKNTWTPEHLYVGSVASCFMLTSVALAEHAKLVLESFSVKAEGKLGNVEGRLQITEIILTPTAVVSRIEDVGRVETLLVKAERNCFIAASIKSRVFVLPQVYHRQLPATPCPAVSPATASAA, from the coding sequence ATGAGAAACGAGCACGAGTTAACGTTCACTACGGAGGTTCAGTGGACCGAAGGCCGGCACGGCGAATTGAAATCTATCGGTTTGCCAACTCTGGAGGTGGCGGCGCCGCCTGAGTTTCAGGGACGCAAAAATACCTGGACTCCGGAGCATCTCTATGTCGGGTCTGTGGCCTCTTGTTTCATGCTGACGTCTGTCGCCTTGGCCGAGCACGCAAAGCTTGTATTGGAGAGTTTCAGCGTCAAAGCCGAAGGCAAACTAGGCAACGTCGAAGGGCGGCTCCAAATCACGGAGATCATTCTCACGCCGACAGCCGTCGTCTCGCGTATCGAAGATGTTGGGCGAGTTGAGACTCTGTTAGTGAAGGCGGAACGGAACTGCTTCATTGCGGCTTCGATCAAGAGCCGGGTTTTCGTGCTGCCGCAGGTCTATCACCGGCAACTCCCGGCCACTCCCTGTCCGGCGGTCTCTCCGGCCACCGCTTCGGCGGCGTAG